A part of Streptococcus porcinus genomic DNA contains:
- a CDS encoding YczE/YyaS/YitT family protein — protein sequence MKKIGRFFIGVNIMALGVAMSKQSQLGTSPIAAIPNVLSETLEASLGLLTIIFMLLLVILQFLILGKNISRTRRFKIVIQLVPGILFGLLINCYDSLLQGFQDTSHYGSQLTVLLISVLVLALGVYLEVSADFIVMPGEGLPQTISNTYHLPFAKVKVWTDLTMVVLALLFSFSLGHPFSGIREGTLIATLLTGPCVSLFNSFFEKLS from the coding sequence ATGAAAAAAATAGGACGTTTTTTTATTGGCGTTAATATTATGGCCTTAGGGGTGGCTATGTCAAAACAATCACAGTTAGGTACCTCACCAATTGCGGCCATTCCAAATGTCTTGTCGGAGACCTTGGAAGCTTCGCTAGGACTTCTGACAATAATATTTATGTTACTACTAGTCATCTTACAGTTTTTAATTTTAGGGAAAAATATCAGTAGAACTAGACGGTTTAAAATAGTCATTCAATTGGTGCCAGGAATTCTATTTGGTTTACTTATCAACTGTTATGATAGTTTGCTTCAGGGGTTTCAGGATACGAGTCATTATGGTAGCCAACTAACAGTCCTGTTGATAAGTGTTTTAGTACTTGCTTTAGGCGTTTACCTAGAGGTAAGTGCTGATTTTATCGTGATGCCAGGTGAAGGCCTGCCTCAAACAATTTCCAATACTTATCATTTACCCTTTGCTAAGGTTAAAGTGTGGACAGATCTTACGATGGTTGTCTTAGCTTTGCTCTTTTCTTTTAGTTTAGGTCATCCTTTTTCTGGCATTCGCGAGGGGACACTTATAGCAACCTTACTGACAGGACCTTGTGTATCCCTGTTTAATTCTTTTTTTGAAAAATTAAGCTAA
- a CDS encoding GNAT family N-acetyltransferase, with amino-acid sequence MFVINTERLELKPMNREFIDSTHHYASDKDANRYMLNLPNDSIEETEDFLLNSEYNWKCYSEEEFELEFAIIYNSKHVGGLSLTKRADENVVEIGWILARPFWHQGIAFEAAHSAISYFSETFQVKHFIAHCDSQNQASYLLMEKLGMKWIAVSDGRLNKKAKETTSEYVYRLDL; translated from the coding sequence ATGTTCGTAATAAATACAGAAAGATTAGAGTTGAAGCCAATGAATAGGGAGTTTATTGACTCGACTCATCACTATGCATCAGATAAAGATGCTAATAGGTATATGCTTAATTTACCCAATGATTCTATTGAAGAAACTGAGGACTTTTTGTTAAACAGTGAATATAATTGGAAATGCTATTCGGAAGAGGAGTTTGAACTTGAATTTGCTATTATTTATAATAGTAAACACGTTGGAGGTTTGAGTCTTACAAAAAGGGCTGATGAGAATGTTGTTGAAATTGGCTGGATTTTGGCCAGGCCGTTTTGGCATCAAGGGATTGCTTTTGAGGCGGCTCATTCTGCTATAAGTTACTTTTCTGAAACATTCCAAGTCAAACATTTTATTGCCCACTGTGATAGTCAAAACCAAGCTTCTTATTTATTAATGGAAAAATTAGGTATGAAATGGATCGCGGTTTCTGATGGGCGCTTGAATAAGAAGGCAAAAGAAACGACTTCAGAGTATGTATATCGTTTAGACTTATAA
- a CDS encoding MazG nucleotide pyrophosphohydrolase domain-containing protein has protein sequence MTNLTFKNYTEYLSEVYLNHKGDMGLFLKLIEEIGEVAEVMQVGAKRNKKELGNELADVIHYALAIASVNGIDIETVILTKDKDASLKYGRESNLTNYVNLHKEDIR, from the coding sequence GTGACTAATTTAACATTTAAGAACTACACAGAGTATTTAAGTGAAGTTTATCTGAATCACAAGGGAGATATGGGACTTTTTTTGAAATTAATTGAAGAAATTGGAGAAGTCGCCGAAGTGATGCAAGTTGGTGCAAAGAGAAACAAGAAAGAGCTTGGGAATGAATTAGCAGATGTTATTCACTATGCGCTGGCGATAGCCTCTGTCAATGGAATTGATATTGAAACAGTAATACTGACTAAAGATAAAGATGCTTCATTAAAATATGGGAGAGAGAGTAATTTGACTAATTATGTTAACCTACATAAGGAGGATATCAGGTAA
- a CDS encoding PepSY domain-containing protein, with product MKKVVTTSIVLLSTLALTACSTNNINKKISKDKATSIALKDAKLNKKDVSNLQIKSDKEDGKATYEIDFDTDKKEYDYTVNAQTGKIIKKSTDAKGLSGAKDLTKESISQDKAKSIALEDANVKEKDTSMMSIKKDMEDATSTYDVKFTANNVEYDYTINAKTGEIIEKSSDN from the coding sequence ATGAAAAAAGTAGTTACAACTAGTATCGTTTTATTATCCACTTTAGCATTAACGGCCTGTTCTACCAATAACATAAATAAAAAGATTTCAAAGGATAAAGCAACAAGCATTGCTTTAAAAGATGCTAAATTAAATAAAAAAGATGTATCAAACCTACAAATAAAATCTGATAAAGAAGATGGCAAAGCTACTTATGAAATTGATTTTGATACAGACAAAAAAGAATATGATTATACAGTAAATGCTCAAACTGGTAAGATTATAAAAAAATCTACTGATGCGAAAGGACTATCTGGAGCTAAAGACCTTACGAAAGAGTCTATTTCTCAGGATAAAGCTAAAAGCATTGCATTAGAGGATGCTAACGTGAAAGAAAAAGATACTTCTATGATGTCTATCAAAAAAGACATGGAGGATGCTACTAGCACCTACGACGTGAAATTTACAGCAAACAATGTAGAATATGACTATACCATAAACGCCAAGACTGGTGAAATCATAGAAAAGTCTTCTGACAACTAA
- a CDS encoding pyridoxamine 5'-phosphate oxidase family protein, protein MEIKDMMALVEDMKVGVFATVGQDGEPHARHAHITAANEEGIFFMTSPKTRFYQQLMGDERIALTAMLEDGYLTQVIRIEGVARPVENKYLKSVFANNPYYDYIYKDDDGSSMQVFHLYKGEGFYHSLTQGHKYIFSVGRQEEVYVKPI, encoded by the coding sequence ATGGAAATAAAAGATATGATGGCTCTAGTTGAAGATATGAAAGTCGGTGTTTTTGCTACAGTTGGGCAGGACGGTGAGCCTCATGCTAGGCATGCTCATATAACTGCTGCTAATGAAGAAGGTATATTTTTTATGACTAGCCCAAAGACTCGGTTTTATCAGCAACTAATGGGTGATGAGCGTATTGCTTTGACGGCGATGTTAGAAGATGGTTATTTGACACAGGTTATACGTATTGAGGGGGTTGCAAGACCGGTTGAAAATAAGTACTTGAAGTCGGTCTTTGCTAATAATCCTTACTATGATTACATTTATAAAGATGATGATGGTAGCAGTATGCAAGTGTTTCACCTTTATAAAGGAGAAGGATTTTACCATAGTTTGACTCAAGGGCATAAGTATATTTTCTCAGTTGGTAGGCAAGAAGAAGTGTATGTCAAGCCAATCTAG